From Salarias fasciatus chromosome 8, fSalaFa1.1, whole genome shotgun sequence:
CGTCTTGTTATCACACaacaacatttgaataatttagaaatAATGTAGCATTTCTTGTTTGTAACTTAGTgtccattcatttcattaatttgCCCAGTAATTTGTTACTTTTAGAATATtttaactcagttacttttttgaagaagttaactagtaactataattactttttttaagtATCATGTCCAAAACTTTTATTTAAGGGCCACCTCACATTGAgagattaaaattaaaaatgtgaccgaaggggagaaaaaaaagttaatttagaGTTTGTGAATACTACAGGAGGACTGGGGATGCGCGTGCGGCAGAGACGCGGAGTTTTCGCAGTCTCGTGGGAGCGCGCGCGCCACCGTGCACTGACGCAGGCGATGACAGCGAGACGCCACTGCGCATGTCCGCGTTTGTACGGACGGAGAAAGAGACGAGAgtcacaacaggaaaaaaaaagaaaaaagaaaaaaagaaaagtggccAAGACAAAGGACTGGACAGCGTGCGGTGTGGAGGGGGGACCGGAGGACAGACCGCGGGGGTCCGGCGGACAGACCAGCGGGTGAGTGGAAAAAACAAGTTGTGGAGGCGCTGAGGAGGCgctgtgctgctgtttgctggaGACTCGGGAGTCACGTAGAGGAGCCACAGGACAAACAGCTCATATCTGCTCCTAACATGgacacattttctgtgtgtgtgtgtgatttcagtgTGTGACTGCTAACTGGTGGGCTGTGCGCTGcccagattgtgtgtgtgtgtgtgttgtgatatCTTTGCTAGCTTGCTTCCTCTCTCCAGACCAAGCTGCTGGAAATGTTTACcttcttcacattttttttggggaggggtGGTCCTCTGATCTCCGGGATTGGAGTTTCGAGGTTATCTTAGCTTTTCTGTCACCATCAACAACACGCTCAGGTGCGCTGCTTTACGCATCAGGCAGTATTACAGGCTTGTGTTTTAGGCAGTAAATGCTAACAGCAGGTCACGAGAATGCCGATCTGTGTTTGTATTCCAGGTGCTGATCAAGCCTCATTTTCCAGCTGGTCGCTCGGTTCCTGTGGAAGTGAAGCTCCGTGGTCAGCAGTCCTGAGATGGAGAAGCTCCAGGCCCGGTGACCAGCTTTAATGAGCTGTCAACAAAGTCTCTCAGGCCATGGAGGAAGTGGAAACAGACGGACAGTAATGGCAGTTTGACTGACAGCCGTCAGAGGAGGGATCTTCCATTTGAGTGTCCttgttgaagattttttttttttttggggggttaaTCCCTCGTGGTGACCTTTCTTCAGGGCCGTCCTTCACAGAGAGCAGGTGTTGCTGTGCCGAACAGCCACAGATCTCGTTTACCTCGCagcccccaccacacacacacacactcacagacacacacacacaagcgcctCTCTTCCAAGCGGCTGAGGGGTTGCCGTGGCAACGGTTGTCATGATGCCGATGTAGCGACCCGTGAGTGGTCGGAGTGGAGGTAGTGGTGGAGCCGGAGGAGGTCGTGGCGGTGCTGGTGGCGGCGAGCATCCAGGGATGGGGAGCGCTCCGTATCCAGCCGGCGAGTGGAAGGGGAAGGGGCGAGGCGGCCTGCAGGAGCTGGGCTGCATGCCCTGGAAGGTCAGCAAGCAGaaaggtggcggcggcggtggaggaggtggaggggaagtGTTGgtgggagcagaggacaggaggcACAGGGATCCCAGGGACACGCCGCAGCAGCAGGATctgtcatcctcctcctcctccctcgcccctccagctcctccccaACCTTCGATGACACTTCCAGCCATCTATCACGAGAAGCAGCGGAGGGAGCTGTGCGCCCTGCACGCGCTCAATAACGTCTTCCAGGATGGGACCGCCTTCAGCCGGGACACCCTGCAGGAGATATACCAGAGGTGAGAGGACTGGTATACCCTCAGAGCAACAGCAGACCCCCAGGAATAATCATCGAAAGTGATCTGTTTTACAAACGATCATGAATGAATGTCACGTTTATTCCAAATTATTATGTACGCAGAAACCTCACATGTCCTAAGAGTTCATTGGGGAGAGTTACAACACATCCTCTCAGACATAGGGAACTGGGGATTTTGTCGTTGTGCCTTttctctgtagtttttttttttttttttttttgtaaaagttgattttggttttgttttctttgccagATGTGAACTGTAAATGGTCTACTATTCCTATATCAAGTTAGAATTTTCATCAAAGTGTGAGCCAAAGTTCTAATATCTAATATCATATTTGGTCGCCTGGTTGTAGAGAGGCATTTTTTAAGTTGCTCATATGTTGTAAACAAATTTAACAAAGCTAATTAAACAACAACTTGGTGTATGCATGTAGCTCAGTTCATTTAGCTGCCAGCTCCTAATATTGGACTGTGATTTGCGAAAGAGTATCTTCCTCTGTGTGCAATGAAATCTCATTCACTCTCAGTGTATCTTCAATCTTGCACAGTatcttttattgttcttttctttAGATTAATGTTATTTGTTTGCGTTTCACTCTATCTTTAAGCTTTCCCAGTGCCTACAAGTAGTTTCAGTATGATGAAGTTAATTTCTGCTCTCACAACAtacaagctaaaaaaaaattaagcacttttgaaataaagacagaattGTTTGATCAGACTAAACTTAATATCCtaagatattttttaattttcattctttATAAACTAAAATTATTCAggtaaatgttaaaaatgctTCACGTCTTGCCATTTATGTGTGTTGAATTAAAAATTATGGAAGTTTGAATCAAATTATGTTAGATATTAATCTTTTCGATGTGTTTGAGATGCGCTGGTCGAGGCTAATTGACTTGATTTGATTCATCCACTGAGTCAGACTTATGAATTCATTTGAGTTTCACTACTGACATCTCTATGAATTATAGAGAAAAAAGTTCCTGAGACAAGTGCAAATTCAGCCCATAGAAAAAGACGGTTATTTATGCCAAAGATGTACCGGTTTTTCAATAAAAGCTGATGAGATATAAGCGATATGTTGACAGCCTCTCTTCTCAACTTGTTGCAGGCTTTCTCCCAGCACCATGGTGACCCCTCACAAgaagagcatgctgggaaatgggAACTACGACGTAAACGTCATCATGGCCGCCCTGCAGACGCGAGGCTTCGAGGCAGTCTGGTGGGATAAAAGAAGGTAACCGGGTTTCAGCTCTCACTGAATTTTGTGCCACTTCTCTCATCACTCATCTCATTTTGGGCTGCAGATTATCTTCAGgctgttgtcctggtttttttttttctattgtgaGGGTCAGACAGAATCACTCCTCCTTGTTCCAAttctctattttattttatttttattttcacacaggGAAAAGCTTTTCAGACTGCTCTTACACAGGATCATGCCTTCACTACTGTCATGTCCTCATCCACCTTCTCGATGATCTCTCGGATCCGTCAGCAGTCCCATGACCTGTTGACGAGGTCTCCGAGGCAGTTTTATCAGCATTCCCGCTTCccgcagtcagtcagtctcacACAGCAGTCAAGAGGTTCACTTTTATCAATGAACACCGattcctgtttttctgttttgaacgCCACGCTAACAAAGGCATAACCGCTCGTGATCTCAGTGACTTCAACGGCCACACAAATCTCTGGTGCCGACAGATGCCTCAAAGGAAAGATTAAAGTCTGCGAGTGGATGGTGTTGTTTGAAGATTCCAGCTGAAAGGCTCAGACACAGACGATACACGTTATCTAAAACCACTCAAACCCTCTCACTCaacaaaagactgcaaaaaCAAGGCGGGGTGGTTGAGGTGTTTATAGGTTGAATCATATCTGTGGGGATTTTTTAGTAAATTCTGACAAGCCAAACGGAAATATCCATTCATGCCGGTGCAGTGCTGTTTCATAATCCACAGCCAGTTCTTCtgagaagacgaagaagaagcagcttccACACATGTGCAATTCAGCGAACTACATTTCTGTGTAGAAGGAGGGCCTGATGTTCTCGGTACAGCTTGACACTTCACCgccgcctctctctctgcagggacGTCGGCAGCATCGAGCTGTCCAACGTGGAGGGTTTCATCCTGAACGTACCGTCCAACCTGCGCTGGGggccgctccgcctgccgctcaAACGCCAGCACTGGATCGGCGTCCGAGAGGTGGGCGGGGTCTACTACAACCTGGACTCCAAGCTGCGCAGCCCTCAGCCCATTGGCCACCCAGATGAGCTCAGGTGAGATGAAGTAACTCTCCGTTGGAAGCTGTATCGCTACGCTTGTACAAACTGAACTGTTTCAAGCTCCTTTTCACTGTTTAGATTACTGAACTTCTTCAGTTATACATCATATTGAACAACTCATTCAGACTGTTAAACCCATGCTGCTCAATATCAGTGGAAGTTTGAACATCTGTGctgtattttgacttttttattttttctcaaaCATATTAAATTTTGAACTGCACCACAAACAGCCGCTAGAGGGCGATCCCTTTTATTAGAGCTctttgaggagtgtgtgttgtctgtggTTTGAGCCTTACCTGCCACATTTTGTATTCTCCTTGGAATCTTGTAGGCCTTCATACAAACTCTGCAactgttgcttgtttttatttatttatctgcttgtgtgttttgatAAAAATAATCATCAATCATCCCAAAAagaatttaaatcatttttatacATCACCTCAAACTATTGTTACACATATGGTTTGGCATGgacacttatttttttaattctccatGAGTCTGAAATGTATTAAATTCAGTCTTTTCCAATATAATAATGTCCATAATGTAATAACATGCCAATAAGAAGTTATCACACGATAGAATAGCACCTAATAATGTAGTGATTCATTAATAAGGCTGCAGTTCTTGGaagtaaaatacatttttgcagGTTTTATACGGTTTTTGCATTGATTAAATGTCCTCTGCAGCACTCTTTCATTTACGGTTGTGAAAAGTCAATATCGGTTATTACAGTTACTCTTACAACAAATTTAGCTACACAAACGTGTGTTTCAAGAAAATATTTTATACTTCAACCCtcacttatttctttttattgtttcttcttctcagaAATTAAAAGGGAAACGGAAATTGGGGAGTTTTGAGAACTGCTAAGAGCTTGTTTCCATGTAAAACTGGATCGCTGCATGTGTGATGACGACAGTCGTGTTTGCCTCCGACCCGCAGGAAGTTTCTCCGCCAGCAGCTGCGAGGAAAGAACTGTGAACTCCTGCTCGTGGTCTCGGAAGAGGTGGAGGCCCACCAGGCATGGAGGTCTGACGGCTGAGGGCCCGACCAGCCAGTCGCAGCTACACCCGGGGCCAAAGCGGCCATTCCCAGAATGAGCCGGAGCTGTACACAGCCACTCGCATCGGTGCACACTTGCAGagatatatctatatatataaatatattttttgcccctcttttttgggttttgtttaCACAGCCATTGCAGGACATCTGATGAGATGCAATGAAGGaagcaaacactttttttccaggGAGAATTAAACAATCACAGAGCTCTCTCACAGCACGGTTAAGAAAAACTGATcctctttctgcttttctttttgtgtttttatacatATTGATACATatttttcagtgtcttttttttgtttttgtttcaacttTCCAAAGTCATGGGATGTCAGGCTCGGCGTGTTCATGTGCCTGCTCACGTGATCATCGTGTCCGGCTTCAGTCGTCATGTCCACGCTGTCACCGTCTCTGTATTTTCCGTCCTTCGATTTCACCAAAGCGTGCCCTCCCTTTCCCGCCTCGCTCCTCCCTGTTTTCACATCGCGGCTCGGCGATCTGTCACAGTTGCCAACTTTGTATCCCCGCACTAGGCAGCGACACTTGAGCGGCGACTCGGAGAGCCCGCAGACCCGAACAGTTTTATATGGCAACACAGCAATGCAACACACAGGCAGAGCACTCGCGTCTTTCCATGCCATTTGTTCTAATGAGTCATGCTGAAAAGGTTATTCTGACATGAGGAAGTCGTCTTCAAGTAAAATTTAGGTGATCATGAAACCTGCGATCTAAATTTGAAAAAGAtgaaagctgattttttttttttttttttttttacctctgaaATACATGAGAAATCACCTTTTATTTCATATGTTGCAATCGCATgaaccaacaaaacaaacaacaatgtTACTCTTCTGTTTGATCAGAGCCACAGTGATATCGGatagtttcaaatgaaaaatccCATATGTTGCTGCAGGTTTTTGTCCAAAGGTTTCAGCGGTGCAGCAGCCCTCTGTAGCAAAGCAGCTCACCTTCTTCCAAAATAtcctggggtttttttttttgtcttcagacTCGGCTCAGAGAGCCTGTCGCAGTCAGCGGTGGTCTCCGAAGTGTGGGAGGAGGAAAGTGGCTGGTTAGAGAATGAGATgacggaggagaggctgagagcCGAAGACTTTATTGAAGAGGAATGTAGGTGAAGGAAAGTGGAAGTAAAACGTAGTGAAATGAGCCTTATGAGATATTCCACTGTTGTAGCTTTCACGTGTTGTCTGATGACGACGATATTGGCCTTAACTTGTTTACATGAAACGTAtatggtgtgtatgtgtgcttaTCACAGCTCTGAAAAATGTAGACGGGCTGTGTGCAGAAGATGAATCCCAAAACATCAGTTTGTCTCTAATTTCAGAGGTGATTTGTAAGAATTGTTTTACTTTTGTCTTGTCACCAAGAActtcatctggaaaaaaattcaactttgatAAGGGCAAATTCATGTTTCCAGAGGtgcgtcctttttttttttttttggtattttttttaatgtctttgatTCTGACCCAGTGTGAAGGCCTCCGTTTGCCATGCTGTACCAGGTGAACTTGTGTTGAGACTTCAGTTTgttcctctgcttttttttttttttgtttgtttgttttttggcagGACAATCCATTCAGCCATTCCAACCTGAGGAAtcctgactgtttttttttgttgttgttttttgtttttttgcataaaaataaaatgcgTATAATGGCACTTTACATATGAGCTggcttgtgtgtttgtattaaagcgacactaaggaacttttcaatcttaaagttagggtagacgatgttgtccaaaagcattttttgtcatactgagtgaaatgctccttgccccctgggagaagtaaATAcgttatgtggacggaaaaaaatgcggaaaaaatctgaccactgtagcggccacaggagtgtaaaaattCTGACCAATGGTATCGCGcagaccgctcttaagaaactaatcaaatcccttcgccgttctaccagccccctgtgcgtacatttcaatggcgtgcactggccctggttcagagcgcgcgcgttgccaaggagcttTCGGCACTCgcggctcacgtgaaaaatagaacgaagtggagcgggcgcgctgcgctcctatgcgcgttgtgtgcgggcagtcagaaaggttaataatattggaggcgatcacaaactccgtgcgcgtggcgcttccgcgtccagtgcgttcgctcccaacgggagctcctccaatggggtgggagctgggcggagccttggagagatgctacattcgtgctgtatgctagttttccaagatcgtcgacccttgctttaataaaacattttaatatcttttgtgatgatacatcgacttacaactagttgaatgacccctctgccatgggctgagggcgtcagtatggctttcacttggact
This genomic window contains:
- the josd1 gene encoding josephin-1; protein product: MGSAPYPAGEWKGKGRGGLQELGCMPWKVSKQKGGGGGGGGGGEVLVGAEDRRHRDPRDTPQQQDLSSSSSSLAPPAPPQPSMTLPAIYHEKQRRELCALHALNNVFQDGTAFSRDTLQEIYQRLSPSTMVTPHKKSMLGNGNYDVNVIMAALQTRGFEAVWWDKRRDVGSIELSNVEGFILNVPSNLRWGPLRLPLKRQHWIGVREVGGVYYNLDSKLRSPQPIGHPDELRKFLRQQLRGKNCELLLVVSEEVEAHQAWRSDG